The following are from one region of the Paenibacillus sabinae T27 genome:
- the hisC gene encoding histidinol-phosphate transaminase: MSKFWSETVKGITPYVPGEQPGARKVIKLNTNENPYPPSDQVLDAMKAAVSGRLKLYPDPECAGLRQAAADYYGLPIENIFAGNGSDEILAFCFKAFFNPGETIVFPDITYSFYEVYARLFEISYEKIPLDEHFDIPLESFFGPNGGVLLANPNAPTGKFTPVDRIRQILEHNLDKVVIIDEAYIDFGGESCVPLIPDYPNLLVVHTFSKSRSLAGLRIGLALGQSELIEGLNRVKNSINSYTLDAIAQVGGEQSLRDTATFERNVRRIIETREHTVSALRELQFEVVDSRANFIFATHPGIPAADLFDALRQRDIIVRYFAKPRIDNYLRISIGTDEEMEALCRALEDIVLKK, translated from the coding sequence ATGAGTAAATTTTGGAGTGAAACGGTAAAAGGCATTACACCCTATGTACCTGGTGAGCAGCCGGGAGCCAGAAAGGTTATCAAGCTGAACACGAACGAGAATCCCTACCCGCCGTCAGATCAGGTGCTGGATGCAATGAAAGCCGCCGTCTCCGGACGGCTCAAGCTGTACCCCGACCCGGAATGCGCGGGACTCCGGCAAGCCGCCGCCGACTATTATGGCCTGCCGATAGAGAATATTTTTGCCGGCAATGGATCGGACGAAATTTTGGCTTTTTGCTTCAAGGCTTTTTTCAACCCGGGAGAGACGATTGTTTTCCCCGATATTACTTACAGCTTCTATGAAGTGTATGCCAGACTATTTGAAATCTCCTATGAAAAAATCCCGTTGGACGAGCATTTCGACATCCCGCTGGAATCTTTCTTTGGGCCTAACGGCGGCGTTCTGCTCGCCAATCCGAATGCGCCAACTGGCAAATTCACCCCCGTTGACCGTATCCGGCAAATTCTTGAGCATAATCTGGATAAAGTCGTCATTATTGACGAAGCGTACATCGATTTCGGCGGCGAATCCTGCGTGCCGTTGATTCCGGATTATCCGAATCTGCTTGTCGTCCATACGTTTTCCAAGTCGCGTTCGCTTGCCGGGCTGCGCATTGGACTGGCTCTGGGGCAGAGCGAACTGATCGAAGGCCTGAACCGGGTGAAGAACAGCATCAACTCCTACACCCTGGATGCCATTGCCCAGGTCGGCGGGGAGCAGTCCCTTCGTGATACGGCAACGTTTGAACGAAATGTGCGCCGGATTATCGAGACACGGGAGCATACGGTCAGCGCGCTGCGGGAATTGCAGTTCGAGGTGGTTGACTCGCGGGCGAATTTTATTTTTGCGACGCATCCCGGGATTCCAGCCGCCGATCTATTCGATGCCCTCCGGCAGCGGGATATCATCGTCCGTTATTTTGCCAAGCCCAGAATCGACAATTATTTGCGAATCAGTATCGGGACGGATGAAGAAATGGAGGCCCTTTGCCGGGCGCTGGAAGACATTGTGCTCAAAAAATAA
- a CDS encoding GNAT family N-acetyltransferase: MRHEFVTLTHWDDGYWRAAGPIYREAFPSGAKPEGLLRSMLEKGVAVMHVLMNGDEAQAMAVTGLAGSAPDIKLIIDYMAVRADLRGKGIGRVFLGKIRDWAVKAHSVSAIIIEVEAGDTAAHAERFHFWERCGFIKTAYVHQYIWVPEPYTAMLLPLNPEVVVTDDGRSLFRYIESFHKRAYRRG; the protein is encoded by the coding sequence ATGAGACATGAATTTGTAACGCTGACGCATTGGGACGACGGGTACTGGAGAGCAGCCGGTCCGATCTACCGGGAAGCTTTCCCCAGCGGGGCGAAACCGGAGGGGCTGCTGCGAAGCATGCTGGAAAAGGGAGTCGCGGTCATGCATGTTCTCATGAATGGGGACGAAGCGCAAGCGATGGCTGTGACGGGACTGGCCGGGTCCGCGCCGGACATCAAGCTGATTATTGATTACATGGCCGTCCGGGCAGATTTGCGGGGTAAAGGCATCGGAAGAGTATTTCTTGGCAAAATCCGGGACTGGGCCGTCAAGGCGCACAGCGTCTCGGCGATTATTATTGAGGTAGAGGCCGGCGATACGGCGGCGCATGCCGAGCGGTTTCACTTCTGGGAGCGCTGCGGCTTCATCAAGACCGCGTATGTTCATCAATACATTTGGGTTCCGGAGCCGTACACGGCAATGCTGCTGCCGCTAAATCCCGAAGTGGTAGTCACGGACGACGGCCGTTCGCTTTTCCGGTATATCGAATCTTTTCACAAACGGGCCTATCGCCGGGGATAG
- a CDS encoding neutral zinc metallopeptidase — protein sequence MKWQGRRGSSNVEDRRGMGGKAVIGGGLGVGGIIIYLIITLLGGNPGDILDSITTTTTSTQTSGEYQPSEQEQELAKFVSVVLADTEDVWSEVFRQKGLTYENPKLVLYTDSVQSACGTSSSAVGPFYCPGDHKLYIDLSFYDELQQRFQAPGDFAMAYVIAHEVGHHVQTLLGTTDKYASRMQQDNAYQVRFELQADYLAGVWAHYAQDKNLLEAGDIDEALNAASAVGDDTLQEKARGYAVPETFTHGTSEQRKTWFNKGFESGTLEGGDTFAAGSL from the coding sequence ATGAAGTGGCAGGGGAGAAGAGGAAGCTCGAACGTTGAAGACCGCAGAGGCATGGGAGGCAAGGCGGTTATCGGCGGAGGGCTTGGAGTAGGCGGGATTATCATATATCTGATCATCACGCTGCTCGGCGGGAATCCTGGCGATATCCTGGACAGCATCACGACGACCACAACCAGCACTCAAACCTCCGGCGAATACCAGCCGTCCGAGCAGGAGCAGGAGCTGGCAAAGTTTGTATCTGTTGTTCTCGCCGATACGGAGGATGTCTGGTCTGAAGTATTCAGACAGAAAGGGCTTACGTATGAAAATCCGAAGCTTGTCTTATATACGGACAGCGTTCAATCGGCCTGCGGCACCTCAAGCTCGGCGGTAGGGCCGTTCTATTGTCCGGGCGACCATAAGTTGTATATCGATTTAAGCTTCTATGACGAGCTTCAGCAGAGGTTCCAGGCTCCCGGTGACTTTGCGATGGCTTATGTCATTGCCCATGAGGTTGGACACCATGTGCAGACGCTGCTCGGCACTACGGATAAATACGCTTCCCGTATGCAGCAGGACAACGCGTATCAGGTTCGGTTCGAGCTGCAGGCGGATTACTTGGCCGGCGTCTGGGCGCATTACGCACAGGACAAGAATTTGCTCGAAGCGGGGGACATTGACGAGGCCCTGAACGCGGCAAGCGCTGTGGGCGATGATACTTTGCAGGAGAAGGCCAGAGGCTACGCCGTACCGGAAACCTTCACGCACGGCACTTCGGAGCAGAGGAAGACGTGGTTCAATAAAGGGTTTGAGTCGGGGACCCTTGAGGGCGGAGACACCTTTGCCGCAGGCTCGCTGTAG
- the cysI gene encoding assimilatory sulfite reductase (NADPH) hemoprotein subunit — protein sequence MAVYEKYPPHDAPHSDVEDIKRRSNYLRGSLTETLADPLTGSIPEDDNRLMKHHGSYMQDDRDLRAERAKSKLEPAYQFMLRVRAAGGVVTPDQWLMMDRVSHKYGNGTIRLTTRQSFQLHGVIKWNLKKTIQEVNDSLLSTLAACGDVNRNVMCNPNPYQSEIHSEVYELASKVSDHLDPRSKAYYEIWLDGEKVVDSLDGTEQEPIYGPVYLPRKFKIGIAVPPSNDVDVFSQDLGLIAIIEDGRLAGFNVSVGGGMGMTHGDPKTYPQLAKVIGFITPEQLIDVAEKTVTIQRDYGDRAVRKHARFKYTLDDRGLDWFTGELTERLGWALQDARPFKFDHNGDRYGWVKGSDGKWHFTLFIQNGRIKDEDGYPLMTGLREIAKVHTGDFRLTANQNLIIGGITSRNKKKIEGLIKEYGLTDGIQYSALRRNSMACVALPTCGLAMAESERYLPELLDKLDLMLEEAGLRDEDIVIRMTGCPNGCARPALAELAFIGKAPGKYNMYLGGSFTGDRLSKLYKENIGETEILGTLGPIFNRYAKERESGEHFGDFVIRAGYVPAVLDGRDFHA from the coding sequence ATGGCAGTTTACGAAAAATATCCGCCGCATGACGCTCCCCACAGCGATGTGGAGGATATCAAGCGCAGAAGTAATTATTTGCGGGGAAGCCTCACGGAGACGTTGGCCGATCCCCTCACAGGCTCCATTCCCGAGGACGATAACCGCCTGATGAAGCATCACGGCAGCTACATGCAGGATGACCGTGACCTCCGGGCTGAGCGGGCCAAATCGAAACTGGAGCCGGCTTACCAATTCATGCTCCGCGTCCGCGCGGCCGGCGGGGTCGTTACACCCGATCAATGGCTGATGATGGACCGGGTTTCCCATAAATACGGCAACGGCACCATCCGTTTGACGACCCGGCAGTCTTTCCAGCTTCACGGCGTCATCAAATGGAATCTGAAAAAGACGATTCAGGAAGTCAACGATTCGCTGCTGAGCACGCTTGCCGCCTGCGGCGACGTGAACCGCAACGTCATGTGCAACCCGAATCCGTACCAATCGGAGATCCACTCGGAGGTCTACGAATTGGCGAGCAAGGTCAGTGATCATCTCGATCCGCGTTCGAAAGCGTATTACGAAATCTGGCTGGACGGCGAAAAGGTCGTCGACAGCTTGGATGGTACCGAGCAGGAGCCGATTTACGGTCCAGTCTATCTGCCGCGCAAGTTCAAGATCGGGATTGCCGTTCCCCCATCCAATGATGTGGATGTGTTCTCTCAGGATCTGGGCCTTATCGCGATTATCGAAGACGGCCGCCTTGCAGGCTTCAACGTAAGCGTAGGCGGCGGCATGGGCATGACCCACGGCGATCCGAAGACCTACCCGCAGCTTGCCAAGGTCATTGGCTTCATTACGCCGGAGCAGCTGATCGACGTGGCCGAGAAGACGGTTACCATCCAGCGGGATTACGGCGACCGCGCCGTCCGCAAGCATGCCCGTTTCAAATATACACTTGACGACCGGGGCCTCGATTGGTTCACCGGCGAGCTGACCGAGCGCCTCGGCTGGGCGCTGCAGGATGCGCGTCCTTTCAAGTTTGACCATAACGGCGACCGTTACGGCTGGGTCAAGGGGAGCGACGGCAAATGGCATTTCACGCTCTTCATCCAGAACGGCCGGATCAAGGATGAGGACGGCTATCCGCTGATGACGGGCCTGCGCGAAATCGCCAAGGTTCATACGGGCGACTTCCGTCTGACGGCCAACCAGAACCTGATCATCGGCGGCATTACGAGCCGTAATAAGAAGAAAATCGAAGGTCTGATCAAGGAATACGGATTGACCGACGGTATTCAATACTCGGCGCTGCGCCGGAATTCGATGGCCTGCGTGGCGCTTCCGACCTGTGGCCTGGCCATGGCCGAGTCCGAGCGCTATCTGCCGGAGCTGCTGGACAAACTTGATCTGATGCTGGAAGAAGCCGGACTCCGCGACGAGGACATCGTTATCCGCATGACCGGCTGCCCGAACGGCTGCGCCCGCCCGGCGCTGGCGGAGCTGGCATTCATCGGCAAGGCTCCGGGCAAATACAATATGTATTTGGGCGGCAGCTTTACCGGCGACCGGCTGAGCAAGCTGTACAAAGAGAATATCGGAGAAACCGAGATTCTGGGGACACTGGGGCCGATCTTCAACCGGTATGCGAAGGAACGGGAGAGCGGCGAGCATTTCGGCGATTTCGTCATCCGCGCTGGCTACGTTCCGGCAGTGCTGGACGGCCGGGATTTCCATGCCTAA
- a CDS encoding assimilatory sulfite reductase (NADPH) flavoprotein subunit, which translates to MELQVTNSPFNQEQAELLNRLLPTLSEGQRVWLSGYLTALGAAALAPSAGAVPAVNVQALSAPVSAVTKDVTVLFGSQTDNARRLAKKFANRLEELGFKVVLSAMSDFKPNTLKKVENLLVLVSTHGEGEPPDNAISFYEFLHSKRAPELSSLRYSVLALGDMSYEFFCKTGRDFDVRLEELGGKRIVPRTDCDVDFEEPAAEWMNAVIAALEEGTSIHAAGNAGAVLAETGTESEYSRSNPFYAEVLENLNLNGRGSDRETRHLELSLEGSNLKYEPGDSLGVYPENHPRLVEELIQAAGWKPEEPVPAGKSGELPLREALLRHYEITVLTKPLLEQAAALAPESGLKELLAPGREQELRAYAEDRDLLDLVQDYALTGIPAANFVKILRKLPARLYSISSSPEAYPDEVHITVRAVRYETRGRDRYGVCSVQLAERIQPGDKLPLFIQSNSNFKLPENPDAPVIMIGPGTGVAPFRAFLGEREETGAQGKTWLFYGDQHFSTDFLYQVEWQRWLKEGVLTRMDVAFSRDTDKKVYVQHRMLEKASELYLWLQEGAVVYVCGDEKKMAHDVHKALAAILEQEGGLSPEAAAEYLTQMQQQKRYQRDVY; encoded by the coding sequence TTGGAACTTCAAGTAACGAATAGTCCGTTTAATCAGGAGCAGGCGGAGCTGCTGAACCGTCTTCTGCCAACCCTTTCGGAAGGCCAGCGGGTGTGGCTCAGCGGGTATCTGACAGCACTTGGGGCTGCGGCCCTCGCGCCTTCCGCCGGAGCGGTTCCGGCTGTGAATGTACAGGCTCTGTCTGCGCCTGTGAGCGCGGTAACGAAGGATGTAACCGTGCTCTTCGGATCACAGACGGATAACGCCCGCAGACTGGCGAAGAAATTCGCCAATAGACTGGAGGAGCTTGGATTCAAGGTCGTTCTATCCGCAATGAGCGATTTCAAACCGAATACGCTTAAGAAGGTCGAGAACCTTCTTGTTCTGGTAAGCACCCACGGTGAAGGGGAGCCGCCGGACAATGCGATTTCCTTCTATGAATTCCTGCACAGCAAGCGGGCGCCGGAGCTGTCCTCGCTGCGTTACTCCGTGTTGGCGCTTGGGGATATGTCCTATGAATTCTTCTGCAAGACAGGCAGGGATTTCGATGTGCGCCTGGAGGAGCTGGGAGGCAAGCGCATCGTTCCCCGGACCGATTGCGACGTCGATTTCGAAGAGCCGGCCGCGGAGTGGATGAACGCCGTTATTGCCGCCCTTGAAGAAGGAACCTCGATTCATGCGGCCGGCAACGCCGGGGCCGTCCTCGCAGAGACCGGAACCGAATCGGAATATTCGAGAAGCAATCCGTTCTACGCCGAGGTGCTGGAGAATCTGAACCTCAACGGGCGCGGTTCGGACCGCGAAACCCGTCATCTCGAGCTTTCCTTGGAAGGCTCCAATCTGAAATATGAGCCGGGCGACAGCCTCGGGGTGTATCCCGAGAATCATCCGCGGCTTGTCGAAGAACTGATCCAGGCTGCGGGCTGGAAACCGGAAGAGCCGGTACCGGCGGGCAAAAGCGGCGAGCTTCCGCTTCGCGAAGCGCTCCTCCGCCACTATGAAATCACGGTGCTGACCAAGCCGCTGCTTGAGCAGGCGGCCGCTCTGGCGCCCGAAAGCGGGCTGAAGGAGCTGCTGGCGCCGGGCCGCGAGCAGGAGCTTCGGGCGTATGCCGAAGACCGGGATTTGCTTGATCTCGTGCAGGATTATGCCCTGACCGGCATCCCGGCAGCCAATTTCGTGAAGATTCTGCGGAAGCTTCCTGCACGGCTGTATTCCATTTCCAGCAGTCCAGAAGCGTACCCGGACGAGGTCCATATCACGGTCCGCGCCGTACGCTACGAGACCCGTGGAAGAGACCGCTACGGCGTCTGCTCCGTCCAGCTGGCGGAACGGATTCAGCCGGGAGACAAGCTGCCGTTGTTCATTCAGAGTAATTCGAACTTCAAGCTTCCGGAGAACCCGGACGCGCCGGTAATCATGATCGGACCGGGAACGGGCGTCGCTCCTTTCCGCGCTTTTCTTGGAGAGCGTGAGGAGACCGGGGCGCAAGGCAAGACATGGCTGTTCTATGGCGACCAGCATTTCTCAACTGACTTCCTGTACCAGGTTGAATGGCAGCGCTGGCTCAAGGAAGGCGTGCTGACCCGGATGGATGTCGCATTCTCCCGGGATACCGACAAGAAAGTCTACGTCCAGCACCGCATGCTGGAGAAAGCAAGCGAACTGTACCTGTGGCTGCAGGAAGGCGCCGTGGTATATGTATGCGGCGACGAGAAGAAAATGGCGCATGACGTCCACAAGGCGCTTGCCGCGATTCTCGAGCAGGAGGGCGGACTCAGCCCGGAGGCAGCCGCCGAATATTTGACCCAGATGCAGCAGCAAAAACGTTACCAGCGCGATGTATATTAA
- a CDS encoding HAMP domain-containing histidine kinase, producing the protein MSRLRNGLSRLSIRWKMTLWAAALMCILFIAYNAIQYIVINNWMFAQTESAALKSAEEISSYFEIEQVKESSVRSIRPFIESLNSRNQMIRILDRHGTPVLTVSDNLPEDWITPRQAYSTTSVTAWHGDDHLLVIRRPVGTASFTGTIEIVNNLENSDKLSRMLLAVMLAGFLGAFLLSGLGGIFLSRKLLGSIRELTVTMNNIKRKGLQERVAVSNGKDELGNLANVFNELMNQLEQAFHNQQQFVADASHELRTPISIIEGHISLLNRWGKNNPDILEESLQVSVQELGRLKNIVNDLLELTRAEALRSDGEFSATPVIDTVNYAVQNFELLYPEFVFQRRLDPAAGAKVNMKHHLLEQVLLIVLDNAVKYSAERKEITVSAAVIGGSVGISVSDRGIGIPDEDLPHVFQRFYRADKSRSRAQGGTGLGLAIAERLMRAHGGAITIASEPGEGTTVTLHLPLLTN; encoded by the coding sequence ATGAGCAGGCTGAGAAACGGGCTGTCCCGGCTGTCCATCCGCTGGAAAATGACATTATGGGCGGCAGCTTTAATGTGTATTTTATTTATTGCTTACAACGCGATTCAGTACATCGTCATCAACAATTGGATGTTCGCTCAGACCGAGAGCGCTGCGCTGAAGAGCGCGGAGGAAATCAGCAGCTATTTCGAAATTGAGCAGGTGAAGGAGTCGTCCGTCCGAAGCATTCGGCCGTTCATTGAAAGCCTGAACTCGAGGAATCAGATGATCCGGATTTTGGACAGACATGGCACTCCCGTCCTGACGGTCTCCGACAATCTGCCGGAAGATTGGATCACTCCAAGACAGGCATACAGCACCACATCTGTTACCGCGTGGCACGGCGATGACCATCTGTTGGTCATTCGCAGACCGGTTGGTACGGCATCCTTTACTGGAACGATCGAGATTGTGAATAATCTGGAGAACTCGGACAAGCTGAGCCGGATGCTGCTGGCTGTCATGCTGGCGGGGTTCCTCGGAGCGTTCCTGCTCAGCGGGTTGGGCGGAATCTTCTTGTCCCGCAAGCTGCTGGGCTCGATCCGCGAATTGACGGTCACGATGAACAACATCAAGCGCAAAGGTCTGCAGGAGCGGGTAGCCGTTTCCAACGGCAAAGACGAGCTCGGCAACCTTGCCAATGTCTTCAATGAACTGATGAACCAATTGGAGCAGGCGTTTCATAACCAGCAGCAGTTTGTCGCGGACGCCTCTCACGAGCTAAGGACGCCGATCTCTATTATCGAGGGGCATATCTCGCTGCTGAACCGTTGGGGCAAAAATAATCCGGATATTTTGGAGGAGTCGCTTCAGGTCTCGGTACAGGAGCTTGGCCGGCTAAAGAACATCGTCAACGATTTGCTGGAGCTTACCCGCGCAGAAGCTTTGCGGAGCGACGGCGAATTTTCCGCAACGCCGGTGATTGATACGGTTAACTATGCCGTCCAAAATTTCGAGCTGCTGTATCCCGAGTTCGTGTTTCAGCGCAGGCTTGATCCGGCTGCTGGAGCCAAGGTTAACATGAAGCATCATCTTCTGGAGCAGGTGCTGCTCATCGTGCTGGACAATGCCGTCAAATATTCCGCGGAGCGCAAGGAAATAACCGTTTCAGCTGCGGTGATCGGCGGAAGCGTCGGCATTTCGGTCAGTGACCGAGGGATCGGGATTCCGGATGAGGATCTGCCGCATGTGTTCCAGCGTTTTTACAGAGCGGACAAATCGCGAAGCCGGGCGCAGGGAGGAACGGGCCTTGGGCTGGCCATTGCGGAACGGCTTATGCGGGCACACGGCGGTGCAATCACTATCGCAAGCGAGCCGGGCGAAGGGACGACGGTAACGCTTCACCTCCCCCTGTTGACGAACTAA
- a CDS encoding response regulator transcription factor produces the protein MHKILLIEDEKNLARFIELELQHAGYSVTVAYDGKKGQELALAEEWDMVLLDLMLPGLNGLAVCTHVRAAKETPIIMITARDGLADKVAGLDSGADDYISKPFDIEELLARMRSLLRRSGQANKFRVLRCSDLELDVEGRTVTKNGTAIELTKREFEILQELMENLGRVMTREMLMEAVWGYESEVDTKAVDVYISYIRNKIDEQGKPSLIQTLRGLGYVMRK, from the coding sequence ATGCATAAAATACTTCTGATCGAGGACGAGAAAAATTTGGCACGCTTCATTGAACTGGAGCTTCAGCATGCGGGTTACTCGGTTACGGTCGCCTATGACGGAAAAAAAGGCCAGGAGCTGGCCCTTGCAGAGGAATGGGATATGGTGCTGCTTGACCTGATGCTGCCGGGATTGAACGGGCTGGCGGTCTGCACCCATGTTCGGGCGGCCAAGGAAACACCGATTATCATGATTACGGCAAGAGATGGACTGGCCGACAAAGTAGCGGGGCTGGACAGCGGGGCGGATGATTATATTTCAAAGCCTTTTGACATTGAAGAGCTGCTGGCCCGGATGCGGTCCCTGCTTCGCCGGTCAGGCCAAGCGAACAAGTTCCGGGTCCTGCGCTGCTCGGATCTGGAGCTGGACGTGGAAGGACGGACGGTAACGAAGAATGGAACGGCCATCGAATTGACGAAGCGGGAGTTCGAGATTTTGCAGGAACTGATGGAGAATCTGGGAAGGGTCATGACGCGAGAGATGCTGATGGAAGCCGTCTGGGGATACGAATCTGAGGTCGACACCAAGGCGGTCGATGTCTATATCAGCTATATCCGGAACAAAATCGATGAGCAGGGTAAACCGAGCCTGATCCAGACGCTGCGCGGCCTCGGCTACGTGATGCGGAAATGA
- a CDS encoding LSM domain-containing protein, protein MEAYYNCLRCKGRKVRIMTRDGKEYRGTIKDVDMHNVYLMPESGGVRTSGYYPYPYPYGYVNPIITLSLFTLLAIALI, encoded by the coding sequence GTGGAAGCTTATTATAATTGTTTGAGATGCAAAGGAAGAAAAGTTCGCATTATGACGAGGGACGGTAAAGAGTACAGAGGTACGATTAAAGATGTGGATATGCACAATGTCTACCTGATGCCCGAAAGTGGCGGAGTTAGAACCTCGGGTTACTATCCCTATCCTTATCCGTATGGTTATGTTAACCCCATTATCACGCTGAGCCTCTTCACTTTGCTTGCCATCGCGCTGATTTGA
- a CDS encoding MerR family transcriptional regulator, whose translation MLKIGDFSRLTRVSIRMLRYYDEIGLLPPAAIDQSSGYRYYSADQIETVHRIKSLRDIGFGFPEIAEWLKESGNTRRLLDLLDMRKQEIAETIEQENEKLLRVGRMLEHLTREDSTMDYTIALKSVPAYRVLSLRDIIPAYNAEGVLWEEISRFAQVNGIKMLQPCYAIYHDQGYKEQDVDVEVTLHFEGEAPASDRIRVKELEAEPQMAVLFHSGPFEEMSKAYHALGVWMSGTGYGMTGAIRAIYHKGPWSEKNPADYLTEIQVPVAKVESMSLGPEAG comes from the coding sequence ATGCTAAAAATCGGTGATTTTTCCAGACTGACAAGGGTTTCTATTCGAATGCTTAGGTACTATGACGAGATCGGGCTGCTGCCCCCTGCGGCTATAGATCAGAGCTCGGGATACCGCTATTATTCCGCCGACCAGATTGAAACGGTGCATCGCATTAAGTCGCTTAGAGATATAGGCTTCGGCTTTCCGGAAATCGCGGAATGGCTTAAGGAGAGCGGCAACACGCGGCGTCTGCTTGATTTATTGGATATGCGGAAGCAAGAGATCGCGGAAACGATTGAACAGGAGAATGAAAAATTGCTGCGCGTCGGCAGAATGCTTGAACACTTAACCAGGGAGGATTCAACTATGGACTATACCATCGCATTAAAAAGCGTCCCGGCTTACCGGGTGCTGTCTCTCAGAGACATTATTCCGGCATACAACGCGGAAGGCGTTCTATGGGAGGAGATCTCGCGTTTCGCGCAAGTGAACGGTATCAAGATGCTCCAGCCCTGCTACGCGATCTATCACGATCAGGGGTACAAAGAGCAGGATGTGGATGTCGAGGTGACGCTGCATTTCGAGGGAGAGGCTCCCGCATCGGATCGCATTCGTGTGAAGGAGCTGGAAGCGGAGCCGCAAATGGCGGTTCTGTTTCACAGCGGTCCTTTTGAGGAGATGAGCAAGGCCTATCATGCGCTGGGCGTGTGGATGTCGGGGACCGGTTATGGCATGACGGGGGCAATCCGGGCGATCTATCACAAAGGTCCGTGGTCGGAGAAGAATCCGGCGGATTATTTAACGGAGATCCAGGTTCCTGTGGCAAAAGTGGAATCCATGTCCCTTGGCCCTGAAGCGGGGTAA
- a CDS encoding Nramp family divalent metal transporter: MMERTYPLGNAQQKERNLLAAHTALQGKGKGLKRILPFLGPAFIAAVAYLDPGNFATNITAGSKYGYLLLWVIAASNLMAVLIQSLSAKLGIATGLNLPEVARSRFPKGVSFALWIQSELVIMATDLAEFLGAALGLYLLFDIPMLPAALITAAGSFAILELQRRGYRSLEAGIAAMILVVVLAFAFQVVMAKPDVGGVVHGIVTPSFQGVDSVLLAAGILGATVMPHAIYLHSSLTQNRIVGKDDEEKKQIFKLEFIDILIAMFIAGAVNMAMVIVSAAAFFKNGLAIEDLEAAYHQFGQLVGPLTAVSFGLGLLIAGLSSASVGTMAGDVVMQGFIRRRINLYLRRAITSIPPLVIILSGIDPTKALVMSQVILSFGIAFALIPLIIFTSDRKLMGGLVNRRITTALGWVIAGIVVSLNLFLIVQTLIA, encoded by the coding sequence ATGATGGAACGCACGTATCCTTTGGGCAACGCCCAGCAAAAAGAAAGAAATCTTCTCGCCGCTCATACCGCATTGCAAGGCAAGGGGAAGGGACTTAAACGAATTCTTCCTTTCCTTGGTCCCGCTTTTATCGCGGCTGTTGCTTATCTCGACCCGGGTAACTTCGCTACCAATATTACGGCTGGCTCCAAGTACGGATATCTCCTGCTCTGGGTAATCGCAGCTTCCAATCTGATGGCCGTACTCATTCAATCCTTGTCCGCCAAGCTTGGCATCGCGACCGGCCTCAATTTGCCAGAGGTTGCCCGCTCGCGCTTTCCGAAGGGAGTCTCCTTCGCCCTCTGGATTCAAAGTGAACTGGTCATTATGGCGACTGACCTGGCTGAATTTCTAGGTGCGGCGCTAGGTCTTTATCTACTGTTCGACATTCCGATGCTGCCCGCGGCGCTGATTACGGCGGCAGGATCTTTTGCCATTCTGGAGCTCCAACGGAGGGGGTATCGTTCGCTCGAAGCGGGAATCGCAGCGATGATTCTGGTCGTGGTCCTGGCGTTCGCTTTTCAAGTCGTGATGGCTAAGCCCGACGTAGGCGGCGTGGTCCATGGAATCGTGACGCCAAGCTTTCAGGGCGTTGACAGTGTGCTGCTGGCGGCGGGTATTCTTGGCGCAACCGTTATGCCCCACGCGATCTATTTGCACTCCTCGCTTACCCAGAACCGGATTGTGGGCAAGGACGACGAGGAGAAGAAGCAAATTTTCAAGCTGGAGTTCATCGACATTTTGATTGCAATGTTCATTGCGGGCGCGGTGAATATGGCGATGGTGATCGTTTCGGCGGCCGCTTTTTTCAAGAACGGTCTTGCCATTGAGGATTTGGAAGCCGCTTATCATCAGTTCGGCCAGCTGGTCGGACCCCTTACGGCAGTCTCCTTCGGCCTGGGTTTGCTGATTGCCGGACTCTCCAGCGCATCTGTCGGTACGATGGCGGGGGATGTCGTGATGCAGGGTTTTATCAGACGAAGAATCAATCTGTATCTCCGGCGCGCGATTACATCGATTCCGCCGCTTGTCATTATTTTGTCAGGCATCGACCCGACGAAGGCGCTTGTTATGAGCCAGGTTATCCTGTCTTTCGGCATCGCGTTCGCGCTCATCCCGCTGATTATCTTCACCAGTGACCGTAAGCTGATGGGCGGACTCGTCAACCGGCGGATCACCACTGCGCTCGGCTGGGTTATTGCCGGTATCGTTGTATCGCTGAATTTGTTCCTGATCGTCCAGACGCTGATTGCTTAA